ATAGCAACGGCTGAAAATGCGCAGCGGTTAGGCGAACGATTAATTGATGATGGTGTAAAAGACGTAGTTTTCTTTTGTGGCAACATCAGACGGAATGAACTACCCAATAAAATGCGCTCTGAAGGAGGCAAAGTAGAAGAGGTAGTGGTTTATGAAACAAATGAAACACCTTCTAAACTAGAGAAGGAATATGATGGCATTTTGTTTTTCAGTCCCAGTGCCGTGCATGCCTACTACAGCCAGAATAAGCCTTCAAAAAGCACAACTCTATTTGCTATTGGCAAAACTACCGAAGAAGCCATCCGTGAACATAAAGGCCATAAGATTGTGGTGGCCAATGTAACCGACAAAATGGAAATGGCATTGGAAGCCATTGACTATTTGCATCAAACCACTTTATAACAACAAGCACAGAAAATACGATATGACAGCACTAAAAAATGACTTGCTATTAAGAGCCTTACGTGGAGAACAAGTAGAACGTCCTCCAGTATGGATGATGCGCCAGGCTGGAAGATATTTACCCGATTATATTAAGCTAAGAGAGAAATATGATTTCTTTACCCGCTGCCAGACACCTGAGTTAGCAACAGAAATTACGCTGCAACCGATTGACCAGGTGGGTGTAGATGCTGCCATAATCTTCTCAGATATATTGGTGATCCCACAAGCCATGGGAGTAGAAGTGTTAATGGAAGAAGGGAAAGGTCCTTTACTACCAAAAACAATCAAAACAAAACAAGATATTGATGCCCTGAATACAGCTAATGCTGAAGACCATTTAAAATATGTAATGGATGCATTAGCCTTAACAAAAAAAGAATTGAATGGGCGTGTACCATTGATTGGCTTTGCCGGTGCTCCATGGACCCTTTTATGTTATATGATTGAAGG
This genomic interval from Flavisolibacter tropicus contains the following:
- a CDS encoding uroporphyrinogen-III synthase yields the protein MESNKKYLLSTRPLPKTVHEEGAKKNVIIEELSFIATQPIEDDELFQKIKAIAAEQHYVVFTSMSAVEAVAAQINETPAWKIYCIGNTTRKLIEEKWGADKIIATAENAQRLGERLIDDGVKDVVFFCGNIRRNELPNKMRSEGGKVEEVVVYETNETPSKLEKEYDGILFFSPSAVHAYYSQNKPSKSTTLFAIGKTTEEAIREHKGHKIVVANVTDKMEMALEAIDYLHQTTL